The Oxyura jamaicensis isolate SHBP4307 breed ruddy duck chromosome 3, BPBGC_Ojam_1.0, whole genome shotgun sequence genome segment AAAACATTTGACATATGCTGGAATACAACCATATTTCCAAAAAAGTTACTTACCCTTTACTGTTTAATTGTAAGTTCTAAGTTCTAAACCTTCCTCAAAATGGCATGTTCGGTCTATGGCTTCAGCAAGGAACTTTATTTGTAATAGTAGGAGTTACACTTTTGAGGGAATGCTGGAAATGACAAACCTGTGAAGCTTTTGCAGACCAACCTGCAATACCTCCTAATGAACTTTAAGTTTGAGGAGTGCAAGCAAGCTCAGATGCAAAAGTAAGCTTCTTCATCTGAGCTACAACAATTAGCTAAGGACACTACTTCAGATGATAGACAAAAACATACCCTGATATGGAAACAGTAGTACAAGCACAGATATTATGCAAAGGAGAACACCACCACCCAActcaaaagagcaaaaaagTACAAACCTTGCACagaatgtacttttttttaaaaaataattctgttttaaaatacattcattttaaaatttggaaacaaaatttagAGCTGGGATTATATGCAAACATTACactaaacttttatttttgcagctgcCATCACCTCTCCAAGCACAAAGGATGAGGCTGTACACTCTTCAGCAAAGACACAGTCAAATGGGTACAGAAGTTTGAAGATAGGAGTAGGGAGAACGGGAAGATTAGGCCAGAAACTGCTGTTAACATTGTACCCATCTAAACAGAAGATAGATTTAGAACATCTGCTTGGAAAAAACAGTTACATACCTTATGTAAACAAGTGTCCACTACCCAATTGCACACTTTTTCCAGGTCATCTGATACTTCAAGTCTAGACTTAACAAATTCACAGAGCTCTTCGTTGCTCATTACATCCCAGATTCCATCACAAGCCAAGATGATAAACTCATCTTCTTCTGCCCTTAAAATTTCACAAACCTCTGGCTCTGGAGAAACAAGTTGTTCTGTAGGGCCTTTACCGTCAACACATTTGTAGTCATAGTCCCCCAGAGCTCGAGAAACTGCCAATGAACCATTAACGCGCTGAATCATTACACTGCCTCCTGCATTCTGGATTCGCTCTTTCTCCCTTGGGTTGCAAGGTTTGTGATCCTGTGTTGAAAAACAGACTTGTCCATTCCTATAGAGCACAGCACGTGAATCACCACAATTGATAAAGTATACATGCTCAGGTGAAATCATAACTCCCACTGCTGTTGAGCCACTTCTGTCCATCCCATTTCTGAGGTCTGAGAAATTGCGCATATACTCATCAATTTTCAAAAAGCCAGTTCTGATTCCACTCTTGACATTTTCCACTGAAGGTTCAAGAGCAGATCCAGGTTTTTCTGCCGCCCTGAAGTCTTCATTGTTAGTGATGTGTTCTAGTAAGTGTGTGGAGCAATAATTTGCAACACGAGATCCTGCGTGACCATCATAGACAGCAAAAAAGGACCAGTCCTCTAAGCCGTGAGGAATACCTACAACAGCTGTGTGAGCATCTTCCATTTCCACTCTCCATCCCTGCATACTGCTGAGGCCATAACGCAAGCCATTCCCTGCACCATGAGCAttatgtttttcagtttttggtTTATCCAAAAATGCACCCATGTTTATGCAATATTGAAtctgtaaaacagagaaaaagaatctTAGTTATAAATCCACCATTCTACCTAAGTTCACTCAGCAATGTCAGTTTtgttctcccttccctttcttctttacAGAACATATTACAAAGCATGCACGTGTGCAAAAATCAACTGTAAGGTGGAGGGAGGGATAACTAACAAATGACATAAATGAAATTGGAGTTTACTGACCCTTGTCTGCCTTTCAGGTGGTTTGGTTTCTATTGTGTGTGCACacaggttgttttgtttgtttttgtctttaagaCCTActtcatgaaaattaaaatgtgcaaGAAGGCTCTCCATATGAAGGTGGAGAAGTTCACATACCTCTGTAACCCAATTTTGTCATTCGCTGTTGGAAAAATAACATCCATATTACTCCTGTTCTCCTTCCATTTTCACTagggcaggaagaaaagctaATACTTTATAAATAAGTACCAACTGACTTGCTAGCTTTGCACATACTGTGCCACTTCTGTAATCTTGTAAGCATGGCAAAATTTACAATAGAGAAATGTAGACCACTCACCAAAGGCAAGTATGATCACAGCACTTCCAAAGAAGCAATAATTCCCATTTTGACCCAAGAAAACTTTTCACAGGATTCTCTTACTATATTACTTACTCCTTTGtaatacatttcaatttttacCACCCCTAAAAGACATTCACATGGTTCTAAGTTCATAGATGCACTGatcttgattttaaaacatatccAGTTAAAACAGATACGAGCTCTCTACGGGAAGAAAATATTCCACAGAAAGTTAGTTCCTCAACATTTGGAGAAGATGTGCTTCAGAACATGTGAGAAGCATCCTCAGAGAGTAAGCTTGCAGATACAAGTAACCTACACTGAAGCTTCAGAAGACTTCTAACTTCCTCTCCTATACAAGAATAGGTCATCCTA includes the following:
- the PPM1B gene encoding protein phosphatase 1B isoform X3, with the translated sequence MGAFLDKPKTEKHNAHGAGNGLRYGLSSMQGWRVEMEDAHTAVVGIPHGLEDWSFFAVYDGHAGSRVANYCSTHLLEHITNNEDFRAAEKPGSALEPSVENVKSGIRTGFLKIDEYMRNFSDLRNGMDRSGSTAVGVMISPEHVYFINCGDSRAVLYRNGQVCFSTQDHKPCNPREKERIQNAGGSVMIQRVNGSLAVSRALGDYDYKCVDGKGPTEQLVSPEPEVCEILRAEEDEFIILACDGIWDVMSNEELCEFVKSRLEVSDDLEKVCNWVVDTCLHKGSRDNMSIVLVCFSNAPKVSDEAVKKDAELDKHLESRVEEIMEKSGEEGMPDLAHVIRILSAENIPNLPPGGGLAGKRNIIEAVYSRLNPHRENEGGAGDLEDPW
- the PPM1B gene encoding protein phosphatase 1B isoform X1; translation: MGAFLDKPKTEKHNAHGAGNGLRYGLSSMQGWRVEMEDAHTAVVGIPHGLEDWSFFAVYDGHAGSRVANYCSTHLLEHITNNEDFRAAEKPGSALEPSVENVKSGIRTGFLKIDEYMRNFSDLRNGMDRSGSTAVGVMISPEHVYFINCGDSRAVLYRNGQVCFSTQDHKPCNPREKERIQNAGGSVMIQRVNGSLAVSRALGDYDYKCVDGKGPTEQLVSPEPEVCEILRAEEDEFIILACDGIWDVMSNEELCEFVKSRLEVSDDLEKVCNWVVDTCLHKGSRDNMSIVLVCFSNAPKVSDEAVKKDAELDKHLESRVEEIMEKSGEEGMPDLAHVIRILSAENIPNLPPGGGLAGKRNIIEAVYSRLNPHRENEGDPGEAEESGTQGKLVEALRQMRINHRGNYRHLLEEMLTSYRLAKIQGEECTAESAAASTSDNDAGPSDPVPENPTESGNHLAEMQSSSEDSGMNEMSDKQT
- the PPM1B gene encoding protein phosphatase 1B isoform X2; protein product: MGAFLDKPKTEKHNAHGAGNGLRYGLSSMQGWRVEMEDAHTAVVGIPHGLEDWSFFAVYDGHAGSRVANYCSTHLLEHITNNEDFRAAEKPGSALEPSVENVKSGIRTGFLKIDEYMRNFSDLRNGMDRSGSTAVGVMISPEHVYFINCGDSRAVLYRNGQVCFSTQDHKPCNPREKERIQNAGGSVMIQRVNGSLAVSRALGDYDYKCVDGKGPTEQLVSPEPEVCEILRAEEDEFIILACDGIWDVMSNEELCEFVKSRLEVSDDLEKVCNWVVDTCLHKGSRDNMSIVLVCFSNAPKVSDEAVKKDAELDKHLESRVEEIMEKSGEEGMPDLAHVIRILSAENIPNLPPGGGLAGKRNIIEAVYSRLNPHRENEGHHACGNQSLI